In Paraflavitalea devenefica, the following are encoded in one genomic region:
- a CDS encoding sensor histidine kinase, with protein MFEATKKWSYYKKIKLVELLYLFILLVIIPLSIGLQIFERFSFTLSLILVNVLQLPSIVFFYRWLLPRTLFNKRPWWFLASLPFYLLLYELNARIAFLLMINLPFIPEKYRSNLASVEPWHWTGSLIQNMGYTLLILLSSIGLLFIRELFKRQHIVDQLQSDKLRLELDQLKSQIQPHFFFNTLNNLYALSLQGSPKTSVSIANLSGIMRYVLYEAREEKVLLAKEIAFLHSYLELERIRHNDDTVLQFCVQGNPGGTLIEPLLFLPLIENCFKHSLHHKIPGNQVQLLMTIDEEEITFQTSNLKAPKTEVAAKESGIGLYNVRKRLELLYPERHQLLVTEEDSQFIVTLSVQLNPPR; from the coding sequence ATGTTCGAAGCAACGAAAAAATGGAGCTATTACAAGAAGATAAAACTCGTGGAGCTGCTCTATCTTTTTATCCTGTTGGTCATCATTCCGTTGTCTATAGGATTGCAGATATTCGAACGGTTCTCTTTTACGCTGAGCCTTATCCTGGTCAATGTGCTACAGCTTCCTTCCATCGTGTTCTTTTATCGCTGGTTGCTTCCACGCACCTTGTTCAATAAACGCCCCTGGTGGTTCCTGGCATCCCTGCCTTTTTATCTTTTGCTGTATGAGCTCAATGCCCGGATCGCCTTCCTGCTAATGATCAACCTGCCCTTCATTCCCGAAAAATACCGTTCCAATCTGGCTTCTGTGGAGCCCTGGCACTGGACGGGAAGCCTGATACAAAATATGGGCTATACGCTACTGATCCTGCTTTCATCAATTGGATTGCTGTTTATCCGGGAGCTGTTCAAACGGCAGCATATCGTTGACCAGTTACAATCCGACAAACTGCGACTAGAACTCGACCAGCTAAAGTCGCAAATACAACCGCATTTCTTCTTCAATACATTGAATAACCTATATGCGCTCAGTTTGCAGGGTTCACCGAAAACTTCCGTTTCCATTGCCAATCTTTCCGGCATCATGCGGTATGTATTGTATGAAGCGAGGGAAGAAAAAGTATTACTGGCAAAAGAAATAGCGTTCCTGCACAGCTACCTGGAACTGGAGCGGATACGCCATAATGACGATACGGTGCTGCAGTTCTGCGTGCAGGGAAATCCGGGCGGCACACTGATCGAACCGCTGTTGTTTTTACCGCTGATTGAGAATTGTTTCAAACATTCACTCCATCATAAAATTCCAGGCAACCAGGTACAGTTGCTCATGACCATTGATGAAGAAGAGATCACCTTCCAAACTTCCAATCTCAAAGCACCGAAAACAGAAGTTGCGGCAAAAGAAAGCGGGATTGGTTTATACAATGTGCGCAAAAGACTGGAGTTATTATACCCTGAGCGACACCAATTACTGGTAACAGAGGAGGATTCACAATTTATCGTTACTTTAAGTGTTCAACTAAATCCACCCCGATGA
- a CDS encoding PD40 domain-containing protein, with protein MYHLRHISIIQLFACLLLTGILSSCGNNNAPGEKPTAIDIPYPQPYPDSTALVFLPGIVSADSLDFNAAFSPDGKSCYFSRSMNKQSKIYVTRYDGTKWTTPTLISPVEGSYSDADPAFGPDSNLYFISNRPKDPSDTIKDYDIWFSTPLANGSWSEPVNLNSVNSDSNEFYVSFTEKGNLYFASSRKGGLGEEDIYVSKLVNGQYTTPENPGAAINSSKSEYDPFISAKEDLLIFTSSNRDDSFGGADLYCSKPGANQQWQQATHLGKNINTSTRDFCPYYSPDSKYFFFSSDRNVKWISAEYVKRQIDKFWQPNL; from the coding sequence ATGTACCACCTCCGGCATATTTCAATAATTCAGCTATTTGCCTGCCTGCTATTGACGGGTATCCTTTCATCCTGTGGCAACAACAATGCACCTGGTGAAAAGCCAACAGCTATAGACATTCCTTATCCCCAACCATATCCCGATTCAACGGCCCTCGTCTTTTTGCCGGGCATCGTTTCAGCAGATTCACTTGACTTCAATGCGGCCTTCTCTCCGGATGGCAAGTCTTGTTACTTCTCAAGGTCCATGAATAAGCAATCCAAAATATATGTCACCCGTTATGATGGCACAAAGTGGACAACGCCAACATTGATATCACCTGTAGAAGGTAGCTATTCAGATGCTGATCCTGCTTTTGGTCCTGATAGCAATCTTTACTTTATATCCAACAGGCCTAAAGACCCATCAGACACCATCAAGGACTATGATATATGGTTCAGCACTCCCCTGGCCAATGGAAGCTGGTCGGAGCCTGTAAACCTGAATAGTGTAAATTCAGACAGCAATGAGTTCTATGTTTCATTTACTGAAAAGGGAAATCTGTACTTCGCTTCCTCCCGTAAGGGCGGTTTGGGTGAAGAAGACATTTACGTAAGTAAGTTAGTCAATGGACAATACACCACACCGGAGAACCCGGGAGCGGCCATCAATTCTTCAAAGTCTGAATACGACCCTTTTATTTCAGCTAAGGAAGACCTGCTCATTTTTACTTCTTCCAACCGGGATGACAGTTTCGGCGGAGCAGACCTATACTGTTCTAAACCCGGCGCCAATCAACAATGGCAGCAGGCCACCCACCTGGGAAAGAACATCAATACCAGTACCCGTGATTTCTGTCCTTATTACTCTCCGGACTCAAAGTATTTCTTCTTTAGTAGTGACCGCAATGTAAAGTGGATCAGTGCGGAATATGTAAAGCGGCAAATAGATAAATTCTGGCAACCCAATTTATAG
- a CDS encoding helix-turn-helix transcriptional regulator, which produces MDNFSAIRAAAALHKPATIQHYRVISNRIHEYVETNMHADISLQRLADHVFVSYYHLSDIFEQTEQETIGGYIKRFRLEKAASLLSYTDLSLTEIAERIGYSGKHALSKAFSQQFNHSPGYFRKRPLFIKDSPNALLDGIHSEQAYLDILKKDFPFNYRIETLHNRYTICRSLRMVPASYKGGFCYDTYLDQVMSGFDKKWSGSFVIKPFDSLNFTPADRFNMHHGLLVTGAVINCLSPADCQEYIISPVKEGEYLVFDIPAGNMDENIKNYTTLFRENIIGYKKLFRPEDFFIFLLLSNEEHKLGEFYMYLKPSSA; this is translated from the coding sequence ATGGATAACTTTTCAGCCATCAGAGCCGCCGCCGCCTTGCATAAGCCAGCTACCATACAACACTACCGGGTCATTTCCAACAGGATTCACGAATACGTGGAAACGAATATGCATGCAGATATCTCCCTGCAGCGCCTGGCCGATCATGTCTTCGTTTCTTATTATCACCTTTCAGACATCTTTGAGCAAACGGAGCAGGAAACGATTGGCGGTTACATCAAAAGATTCCGCCTGGAAAAAGCCGCCTCCCTTTTATCGTATACAGACCTTTCCCTAACTGAAATTGCCGAAAGGATCGGTTATTCAGGTAAACACGCGCTTTCAAAAGCCTTTAGTCAGCAGTTCAATCACAGTCCGGGCTATTTCCGGAAAAGACCGCTATTCATAAAGGATTCCCCCAATGCCCTGCTCGACGGTATCCATTCAGAGCAAGCCTATCTCGATATACTGAAAAAGGATTTCCCGTTCAATTACCGGATCGAGACCTTACACAATCGCTATACCATTTGCAGGTCATTACGCATGGTGCCGGCATCTTATAAAGGCGGTTTTTGTTACGATACCTATCTCGATCAGGTGATGAGCGGCTTTGACAAGAAATGGAGCGGAAGCTTTGTGATCAAACCCTTCGATTCGCTCAATTTCACACCGGCCGACAGGTTCAACATGCACCATGGCCTGCTCGTAACAGGAGCCGTGATCAATTGTTTATCGCCTGCTGATTGTCAGGAATACATTATCAGTCCGGTAAAGGAAGGCGAGTACCTGGTATTTGACATTCCGGCCGGCAATATGGATGAGAACATCAAGAACTACACCACCCTGTTCCGGGAAAACATTATTGGCTATAAGAAATTGTTCAGGCCCGAAGACTTCTTTATCTTCCTGTTATTGAGCAATGAGGAACACAAGCTGGGAGAGTTCTATATGTACCTGAAACCATCCAGCGCATAG
- a CDS encoding dihydrofolate reductase family protein: MRKIILNLAVTLDGFIEGPNGEIDWCHVDEDSGTASFFDEFLADIDTIFYGRVSYDLWGQYQPSGDTPLPEKKIWEAVHSKKKYVFSRYPKVDNKATYISTDLESKVSAIKQEPGKNIWLYGGANLITEFINAGLVDTYLLAVYPVILGTGKPLFANIKNRVGLTLQGVETSRSGVMLVRYDVKR, from the coding sequence ATGAGAAAGATTATTTTGAACCTGGCGGTAACGCTGGATGGTTTTATTGAAGGGCCTAACGGTGAGATAGACTGGTGTCATGTAGATGAGGATTCAGGGACAGCCTCCTTTTTTGATGAATTCCTGGCAGATATAGATACCATTTTTTATGGGCGGGTGAGTTATGATCTGTGGGGGCAATACCAGCCATCCGGAGATACGCCCCTCCCCGAAAAGAAGATATGGGAAGCTGTTCACAGCAAAAAGAAGTATGTGTTTTCAAGGTATCCGAAAGTGGATAATAAAGCCACTTATATCAGTACTGATCTTGAAAGCAAGGTGTCGGCGATCAAACAAGAGCCGGGAAAGAATATCTGGCTGTATGGCGGCGCTAACCTGATAACGGAGTTTATTAACGCCGGACTGGTGGATACCTATTTGCTGGCCGTATACCCGGTAATCCTGGGAACGGGCAAGCCTCTTTTTGCCAACATTAAAAACCGGGTGGGGCTTACTTTACAAGGCGTAGAAACTTCCCGGTCGGGAGTAATGCTGGTGAGGTATGATGTAAAGAGATAG
- a CDS encoding S41 family peptidase, translating into MKRVIYLVLFGFITYSSQAQTNIQVTQLTTLGKVWGFLKYYHPAAAKGKPDWDSELIRMIPLVEQAKTGKAVDTLLEAWYRSLPSAGLSTTRVNREADSLARTITEKDIQQFRVSKWLKTELVRLYQYHLPDTSRYVTRYYGGHYYDHIIHTEDDCKTPSYPGRPVRLLALFRYWNTIAYFYPHKTRIPAWDKVLSNYISRFLQAKDSAQYRYAIRELIHELPDSHSFIQEPGRIYYFYPFRIDYVEGKYLVGACDDSIAKRWGYRIGDEIIAINEKPTREREKELLKTTTGTNALSLHRNIAQELLKVGDSIIEVSFKRGKQVIARPVELHSWEVYRRIPKAPAKPLWEELEQGVWYVRFCRISSIDTLGYLFRDIRQARAVIWEMRDYPNFKVTTGLNKFFFPAKTQFTEELNAWDFYPGTFIRGSYYFTPAGKADSIYNGPLIVLVDEHTQSLSESITAALRLRPNTITMGRQTAGTTGNITWFTLPGGIEVSYTGVGVKGLQESFRQGMGVKLDVPVRLTPAKVAQSKDYILEQAILYARRYQ; encoded by the coding sequence ATGAAAAGGGTCATTTACCTGGTATTGTTTGGGTTTATTACCTACAGCAGCCAGGCTCAAACCAATATACAGGTTACGCAATTAACAACACTCGGCAAGGTATGGGGTTTTCTAAAATATTACCATCCCGCTGCTGCTAAAGGCAAACCCGACTGGGACAGTGAATTGATACGCATGATCCCACTTGTTGAACAGGCCAAAACCGGGAAAGCGGTTGATACATTGCTCGAAGCCTGGTACCGTTCATTGCCGTCCGCCGGGTTATCCACTACACGGGTAAACAGGGAGGCAGATTCGCTGGCAAGGACCATCACGGAAAAAGACATACAGCAGTTCAGGGTTTCAAAATGGCTGAAGACCGAACTGGTCCGCTTATACCAATACCACCTTCCGGATACCAGCCGGTATGTCACCCGTTATTACGGCGGCCATTATTATGATCATATTATTCATACTGAAGACGATTGCAAGACACCTTCCTATCCTGGTCGTCCGGTGCGTTTGCTTGCCCTGTTCCGCTATTGGAATACGATAGCCTATTTTTACCCGCACAAAACGCGCATTCCTGCCTGGGACAAGGTATTGAGCAATTATATCAGCCGGTTTTTGCAGGCAAAAGATTCAGCACAATACCGGTATGCCATACGGGAGCTTATCCATGAATTGCCCGACTCCCATTCCTTTATACAGGAGCCTGGCCGCATCTACTATTTCTATCCTTTTCGTATTGATTATGTGGAAGGAAAATATCTGGTTGGTGCGTGCGACGATAGTATTGCAAAAAGATGGGGATACCGTATTGGGGATGAAATAATTGCCATTAATGAAAAACCCACCCGAGAAAGAGAAAAGGAACTATTAAAGACGACTACCGGCACCAATGCGCTTTCGCTGCACCGCAATATTGCCCAGGAATTATTGAAAGTTGGTGACTCTATCATAGAGGTAAGCTTCAAAAGGGGGAAGCAGGTGATTGCCAGGCCCGTCGAACTGCACAGTTGGGAAGTCTACCGTCGTATACCCAAAGCCCCTGCAAAGCCCTTGTGGGAGGAACTGGAACAAGGAGTCTGGTACGTGCGATTTTGCCGTATCAGTAGTATTGACACCCTGGGCTATTTATTCCGGGATATCCGGCAGGCAAGGGCTGTGATCTGGGAAATGCGCGACTATCCCAATTTCAAGGTTACCACAGGATTGAATAAATTCTTCTTTCCTGCAAAGACGCAGTTTACCGAAGAGCTGAATGCGTGGGATTTTTATCCAGGTACATTTATCAGGGGCTCCTATTATTTTACACCTGCCGGCAAGGCTGATTCGATCTATAATGGCCCCTTGATAGTCCTGGTAGATGAACATACGCAAAGCCTTTCTGAATCAATCACCGCTGCTTTAAGACTCAGGCCCAATACAATTACCATGGGCCGGCAAACAGCCGGTACCACAGGCAATATCACCTGGTTTACATTACCCGGTGGTATAGAAGTAAGTTATACAGGTGTTGGCGTAAAGGGTTTGCAGGAGAGTTTTCGCCAGGGCATGGGGGTTAAGCTGGATGTCCCGGTAAGGCTCACTCCCGCAAAGGTGGCCCAAAGCAAAGATTATATATTGGAGCAAGCGATCCTGTATGCCAGGAGATACCAGTAA
- a CDS encoding LytR/AlgR family response regulator transcription factor — protein MTRCLIIDDEPLARQLMESHIRQVKSLQVVGTCETAIEAFELLHREQIDLLFLDIQMPGITGLNFLKSLKNPPKVIFTTAYMEYAVEAFELEAVDYLLKPITFERFIKAVQKISAQKEIPPVSQSQPPDEAIFIKVHKRLLRIAYPDIFYIEGFGDYIKVVTANTVHTSYSSLNKIGELLPEQQFLRIHKSFIINVRHIQFVEGNLVRILDKELPIGVTYKDALYKKLGQE, from the coding sequence ATGACCAGGTGCCTTATTATAGACGATGAACCACTGGCGCGCCAATTGATGGAATCACATATACGGCAAGTAAAAAGCCTGCAGGTGGTGGGCACTTGTGAAACCGCGATCGAGGCTTTCGAACTGTTGCACCGCGAACAGATAGACCTACTTTTCCTTGATATCCAGATGCCGGGTATTACAGGTCTCAATTTCCTGAAATCGCTCAAGAACCCGCCCAAAGTAATATTCACTACCGCCTATATGGAATATGCCGTGGAGGCATTTGAACTGGAGGCAGTGGATTACCTGTTAAAGCCCATCACCTTCGAACGGTTTATCAAAGCGGTCCAGAAGATCAGCGCCCAAAAAGAAATACCACCTGTCTCGCAAAGCCAGCCGCCGGACGAAGCTATCTTTATTAAAGTGCACAAGCGACTCCTGCGGATTGCCTATCCGGATATTTTTTATATTGAAGGCTTCGGAGATTATATAAAAGTAGTGACGGCGAATACTGTACATACATCGTATTCCTCGCTCAACAAAATCGGGGAACTGCTGCCGGAGCAGCAGTTCCTGCGTATCCACAAATCCTTTATCATTAATGTCCGGCATATACAATTCGTAGAAGGCAATCTGGTAAGGATACTCGACAAAGAATTGCCCATAGGGGTAACCTATAAGGATGCACTGTATAAAAAACTGGGGCAGGAATGA
- a CDS encoding MBG domain-containing protein has translation MIKLVPFFPLMQFSKNKGKSLVAGISLVTICSMAYPRYLVTPVPSNTPASKQAKATDGSPLQHDVEVAEVIVEVGTLSRLWSDQNNITAVIKNNGTEDQVDVTVELNVTGANSETLTQVIPSLAAGASTTISFTASVGAAGSQTVAVKVPDDDDNTNNTKQVAQEITCNTYAYTGTEPIYDGFGFGSGTGIITARYQAPGIPLQFKGVTVHLSNNSANIGKSISGVLLDDIGNIIAESDAFYATASDLNTNIQLNFFFPVRVNPGDIVYAGVRQDEPDQAPVGAALPVITPANRYFTFPVTGGPATHYTTLGSLKIGVITDVPATLNHSASGQIMAGTPVTFTATPGFSQYTFTVNGSTAQSSPDNLFTYYPSNNDNVQVEISFNGCTSAPIGDYLMDVKQIVPENNILYVNKNNPVPGDGSSWANALTEVADALRWAKTKETYWTAANPLQIWVAGGTYQPLYSPADDNFGNEDGMNNAFLMVKNVKLYGGFAGTETHLGARDLSLTANRSILSGDYNNNDVITGIDFDLNITGNLENACHIVIASGDVGEAVLDGFTVTGGGGDSEVLNDLEVNGNPITKLGGGGLHNYLSSPVYSNLIIKGNKSPFYGGGVYNDQTSSPVFTNVLLVNNLSEFQGGGMLNANLSTPVLTNVTISNNNALVEGGGYTNISSNPIIRNSIVYGNSTGYLDINSTPVITYTLVEGLPEDLTNHNPEGSIDPQFTNPSAGNYTLLSTSPFINVGNNSYYQAGGTPDLSGITKDLLGKPRLTGSAVDLGAFESRNTDQTITASDLYRTYGDADFELTAVASSGLPVSYALLDTNTVRLYQDPLDNNKWKIKIKKAGAASIIISQPGDATYDPAPDMDILLVISRKELVAIVRDTIKEYGADNPVFAINYTGFAGDDDVQDITAPNINTTATKTSAPGTYPILLSGGDAENYDIKLTNGTLTIAGAIITIHQQPAGQSVCSGSTATLTTGATASMSAPLTYQWQQSTDNTTWNNIAGADEAQLITAPLTDLYYRCVLTTPGRVVNTDGVKLLVKATDKPVINLPNVVCLLESKVALSASLPGGIFSGPGVSGNTWHIDTLRPGNQNILYAYTNNNGCVTTVGKTVNLSLCGEKDLVTEAKVQPNPTKGLITVKALLTENARQSVVITNSFGQQVLQKKMQLWKGWNQLTFDLTGFSNGIYFITITGNDRAPATVIRIVKR, from the coding sequence ATGATAAAACTTGTACCCTTTTTCCCTTTAATGCAATTTTCTAAAAACAAGGGCAAATCGCTTGTTGCAGGCATTTCCCTGGTTACCATCTGTAGCATGGCGTATCCCAGGTATTTGGTAACACCAGTGCCTTCGAACACCCCTGCTTCCAAACAGGCAAAGGCCACTGATGGCAGCCCTCTTCAACATGATGTGGAAGTAGCGGAAGTTATAGTAGAAGTGGGTACCCTGAGCAGGTTATGGTCCGATCAGAACAACATTACAGCCGTTATAAAAAACAACGGCACCGAAGACCAGGTGGATGTAACTGTTGAACTGAATGTAACAGGCGCCAACAGTGAGACCCTTACGCAGGTTATTCCCTCACTTGCTGCAGGCGCCAGCACTACCATAAGCTTTACAGCATCTGTCGGGGCAGCCGGTTCACAAACCGTAGCGGTGAAAGTTCCGGATGATGATGACAATACCAACAATACAAAACAGGTTGCACAGGAGATAACCTGTAATACCTATGCCTACACAGGCACAGAACCTATCTATGATGGTTTTGGCTTTGGATCTGGCACCGGTATCATTACTGCCAGATACCAGGCGCCGGGCATTCCTTTACAATTTAAAGGTGTTACAGTACACCTGTCCAATAACAGCGCCAATATTGGCAAATCCATTTCAGGTGTCTTGCTGGATGACATTGGAAATATTATAGCTGAATCCGATGCTTTTTATGCTACTGCCAGTGATCTCAATACCAATATACAGCTTAACTTCTTTTTCCCTGTCCGTGTCAATCCCGGCGATATTGTCTATGCAGGGGTCCGGCAGGATGAGCCAGACCAGGCTCCCGTAGGTGCGGCGCTTCCCGTAATAACGCCTGCCAACCGCTACTTCACCTTTCCGGTAACAGGCGGTCCGGCCACCCACTATACCACGCTCGGCAGTTTAAAAATTGGCGTCATCACAGACGTTCCTGCCACCCTAAACCACTCTGCTTCCGGACAGATCATGGCAGGAACGCCGGTAACCTTTACTGCCACGCCAGGTTTTTCCCAATACACCTTTACAGTGAATGGAAGTACCGCTCAATCTTCCCCTGATAATTTGTTTACTTACTACCCTTCTAATAATGACAATGTACAGGTAGAAATAAGCTTCAATGGTTGTACCTCTGCACCCATCGGAGACTATCTCATGGATGTAAAGCAAATCGTTCCGGAGAACAACATCCTGTACGTTAATAAAAACAACCCTGTTCCCGGTGATGGCAGCAGTTGGGCCAATGCCCTGACAGAAGTAGCAGATGCGCTGCGGTGGGCCAAAACAAAAGAGACTTACTGGACTGCCGCCAATCCATTACAGATCTGGGTAGCAGGCGGCACCTATCAACCTTTATACAGCCCGGCAGATGATAACTTCGGGAATGAAGACGGAATGAACAATGCCTTCCTGATGGTGAAGAACGTGAAGCTCTATGGAGGCTTTGCAGGTACAGAAACACACCTGGGAGCAAGAGACCTGTCGCTTACAGCCAACAGAAGTATCTTAAGTGGTGATTACAACAACAATGATGTAATTACTGGTATCGATTTCGACCTGAACATCACCGGCAACCTCGAAAATGCCTGCCACATAGTGATCGCCTCCGGCGATGTGGGTGAGGCCGTGCTGGATGGCTTTACCGTTACAGGCGGTGGCGGCGATAGCGAAGTCCTGAATGATCTTGAAGTAAATGGTAACCCCATCACCAAACTGGGAGGCGGTGGATTACACAACTACCTGTCTTCTCCGGTATATTCCAACCTGATCATCAAAGGCAATAAGTCGCCGTTCTATGGAGGTGGCGTCTACAACGATCAGACATCATCACCTGTTTTCACCAACGTGCTCCTGGTTAATAATCTGTCGGAGTTCCAGGGTGGCGGTATGCTCAATGCCAACCTGTCAACACCGGTACTCACCAATGTAACCATCAGCAATAACAATGCGCTTGTTGAAGGCGGAGGCTACACCAACATCTCCTCCAACCCAATCATACGCAATAGCATTGTTTATGGAAACAGTACCGGCTATCTGGATATAAACAGTACCCCCGTCATCACCTACACCCTGGTGGAAGGTTTGCCGGAAGACCTCACCAATCACAATCCGGAAGGAAGCATTGATCCGCAGTTTACCAATCCATCAGCCGGCAACTATACATTACTTAGCACCAGTCCGTTTATCAATGTAGGCAACAATAGCTATTACCAGGCAGGAGGAACACCCGACCTGTCCGGCATTACCAAAGACCTCCTTGGCAAGCCACGCCTCACCGGCAGTGCGGTTGACCTGGGCGCTTTCGAATCACGCAACACGGACCAGACCATTACAGCATCAGATCTCTACCGCACCTATGGTGATGCAGACTTTGAGCTGACGGCTGTTGCCAGCTCAGGCTTACCGGTAAGCTATGCACTGCTTGATACCAATACGGTCAGGCTTTACCAGGATCCTTTAGACAATAACAAGTGGAAAATAAAGATCAAAAAAGCAGGCGCAGCAAGCATCATCATCAGCCAGCCCGGCGATGCTACCTATGATCCTGCACCAGACATGGACATCCTGCTCGTTATTAGTCGCAAAGAACTGGTGGCCATAGTCAGGGATACCATCAAAGAATATGGTGCAGACAATCCGGTATTTGCCATCAACTATACAGGATTTGCCGGTGATGATGATGTGCAGGACATTACCGCTCCAAACATCAACACCACAGCAACTAAAACAAGTGCGCCAGGTACTTACCCCATCCTGCTTAGTGGCGGTGATGCAGAGAACTATGATATTAAGCTGACAAACGGAACACTGACCATCGCCGGCGCCATCATAACCATTCATCAGCAACCAGCCGGTCAATCCGTGTGTTCAGGATCTACGGCTACGCTTACTACCGGTGCAACAGCTTCCATGTCGGCGCCGCTTACTTATCAATGGCAGCAAAGTACCGACAACACTACCTGGAACAATATAGCCGGCGCCGATGAAGCCCAGCTTATCACGGCACCGCTAACTGATCTGTATTACCGTTGTGTATTGACAACACCTGGCAGGGTAGTAAATACCGATGGGGTGAAACTACTGGTAAAGGCAACAGACAAGCCTGTTATTAACCTGCCGAATGTTGTTTGCCTCCTGGAAAGCAAAGTAGCACTCAGTGCATCCTTACCCGGCGGTATATTTTCCGGTCCCGGTGTAAGCGGCAACACCTGGCATATTGATACCTTAAGACCAGGCAACCAAAACATCCTATACGCTTATACCAACAACAATGGCTGTGTCACTACCGTAGGCAAAACAGTAAACCTATCACTGTGCGGAGAAAAAGACCTGGTAACGGAAGCAAAAGTGCAGCCTAACCCTACAAAGGGGCTCATCACAGTAAAAGCACTCCTAACGGAGAATGCAAGACAAAGTGTTGTCATTACCAATAGCTTCGGTCAGCAGGTATTGCAGAAAAAAATGCAATTATGGAAGGGGTGGAATCAGTTAACCTTCGACCTAACCGGGTTTAGTAATGGTATTTATTTCATCACCATTACCGGCAACGACAGAGCGCCGGCCACAGTGATCAGGATTGTAAAGCGATAA